A genomic stretch from Leptodactylus fuscus isolate aLepFus1 chromosome 10, aLepFus1.hap2, whole genome shotgun sequence includes:
- the LOC142219230 gene encoding uncharacterized protein LOC142219230, with amino-acid sequence MAMPLVDRDNVPPCCKIPSIPCPPWQNFSEVPYERQSMDFHEMFLRGKPKWIGISQMALGFFQLGMGILATSVFPTNYSSYIGNNIWGPLCFIVTGGLSFYAGAHRSLQYIKLALAMNICNIFISAVGIALNSLRVESHQSFGNYRNYYPHENRNSANNNISSLVRSKPHKYSQKELSKEPSTVTVSFLILTNALQSLLTISILISGCQSLSCNDTGAPQVYVIPNDGPSLLPPPYSADPIFLETPPCYSECVN; translated from the exons ATGGCGATGCCGCTTGTTGACAGAGACAACGTCCCACCGTGTTGTAAGATTCCGAGTATTCCTTGTCCACCATGGCAGAACTTCTCGGAGGTTCCTTACGAACGACAATCGATGGACTTTCATGAAATGTTTTTGAGAGGAAAACCAAAATGGATCGGG ATCTCCCAGATGGCTTTAGGCTTCTTCCAGCTGGGTATGGGCATCTTGGCGACCTCCGTATTTCCGACCAATTATTCGTCTTATATCGGTAACAACATCTGGGGACCTCTGTGT TTCATTGTCACCGGGGGATTGTCCTTCTATGCTGGAGCTCACAGATCTCTCCAATAT aTAAAACTTGCCCTTGCAATGAATATTTGCAATATCTTCATATCCGCGGTTGGAATTGCACTGAACAGTCTTAGGGTGGAATCTCACCAGTCCTTCGGGAACTATCGCAACTACTACCCGCATGAGAACAGG AACTCTGCTAATAATAACATTTCCAGCCTTGTTCggtccaaacctcacaaatattctcaAAAGGAACTTTCCAAG GAGCCGAGCACCGTCACCGTCAGCTTTCTCATTCTCACCAATGCGCTGCAGTCTCTTCTGACTATCTCCATCCTAATTTCAGGGTGTCAGTCCTTGAGCTGCAATGATACTGGCGCTCCTCAG GTGTATGTCATCCCTAATGATGgaccttctcttcttcctccgccATATTCAGCCGATCCAATTTTCCTTGAAACTCCTCCCTGCTATTCTGAATGcgtaaattaa
- the LOC142182841 gene encoding membrane-spanning 4-domains subfamily A member 15-like, whose amino-acid sequence MLILSALGLCLNRCMSQSSATSESRHATTAYHAVFLRSQPRSRGFVQIAVAHVQMALGIVLSFIERDFASWETYIIFWGPSFLIFSGILAIAAHKHVSYKLIRVCNVFHTISVLIIVAAIIISGMDAIKLYSCGLRCGSVESMAVVTLIPFTNVLQLNASGYVVYYGCRSLHYVDEIPPQIHGNVNLGFVPPDPPAYSEAPFYGPPPPFPQPSEFPQSPQFPLPPPYPKVAPTDPPPEFSEVVDYSQPPPYSA is encoded by the exons ATGTTAATCCTGAGCGCGCTGGGTCTCTGCCTGAACAGATGCATGTCACAGTCGTCCGCTACGTCCGAGAGCCGTCACGCGACCACGGCCTATCACGCCGTCTTTCTGAGGTCACAACCAAGAAGTCGAGGG TTTGTGCAGATTGCTGTCGCGCATGTTCAGATGGCACTTGGAATTGTCCTAAGCTTTATTGAAAGAGACTTTGCTTCATGGGAAACTTATATCATCTTCTGGGGGCCATCATTT CTGATCTTCTCAGGAATTCTGGCTATTGCTGCTCACAAACATGTATCCTACAAGCTG ATCAGAGTGTGTAACGTCTTTCACACCATCAGTGTTCTCATCATTGTTGCTGCCATCATCATATCCGGCATGGACGCCATTAAGCTTTATTCATGCGGTTTACGGTGCGGATCT gtggaatccatgGCTGTTGTCACCCTCATTCCTTTTACGAACGTCCTCCAACTCAATGCATCTGGCTATGTCGTTTACTATGGATGCCGCTCCCTGCATTATGTGGACGAGATTCCTCCCCAG ATCCATGGAAATGTGAATCTCGGTTTTGTTCCACCGGACCCTCCAGCATATTCTGAAGCACCTTTCTATGGACCACCACCACCATTTCCTCAACCTTCAGAATTTCCTCAATCTCCACAATTTCCCCTACCTCCTCCATATCCTAAGGTAGCACCCACTGACCCACCTCCAGAATTTAGTGAGGTGGTCGATTATTCCCAACCACCGCCATACTCTGCATGA